Proteins encoded by one window of Arachis ipaensis cultivar K30076 chromosome B04, Araip1.1, whole genome shotgun sequence:
- the LOC110271484 gene encoding uncharacterized protein LOC110271484, with protein MGATAFHPSILKVRLPRNFDKPTDMRYDGTKEPQEHVTAFEARMNLEGVGDAVRCRAFPVTLAGPAIRWFNTLPQGSITTFADISQSFLARFTTHIAKAKHPINLLGVTQKPGEPTRKFLDRFNDECLEIDGLTDSEIQSVAKEYINDEEVSQVVAANKRLLPNPPTRQAPQVDSHKEAPRDGTLNKLPKHPRVGRFTNYTPLTAPIVEVYQQIADNGILSRPRPLKERTGGNKSLYCDYHKEFSHKTQDCFDLKDTLEQAIKEGKLSEFSQLIREPRKREREHSEEDQSRTVKPRQEPTGDTDNPQLSWSTSWSGATASLNPNRQQKGIPAYSPSRQMVPPPAKGTPQYPLP; from the exons ATGGGAGCCACCGCTTTTCACCCCTCAATCCTCAAAGTCCGACTCCCGAGAAACTTCGACAAGCCGACAGACATGAGGTATGATGGGACCAAGGAACCCCAGGAGCATGTCACAGCCTTTGAAGCAAGGATGAACTTGGAAGGGGTAGGCGACGCGGTTAGATGCCGAGCATTCCCCGTGACACTGGCCGGACCAGCGATCAGATGGTTCAATACCCTCCCACAAGGATCTATCACAACTTTCGCAGACATATCCCAGAGCTTTCTAGCTCGGTTCACGACGCACATAGCCAAGGCAAAGCACCCAATTAACTTATTGGGAGTCACCCAGAAACCCGGGGAGCCAACCAGGAAGTTTCTAGATAGGTTCAACGACGAGTGTCTGGAGATCGACGGCCTCACGGACTCA GAAATCCAAAGCGTAGCCAAAGAATACATCAATGACGAAGAGGTCAGTCAGGTTGTAGCAGCCAATAAGCGGCTGCTCCCTAACCCGCCAACCCGGCAGGCCCCTCAGGTCGACAGTCACAAAGAAGCTCCTAGGGACGGCACCCTAAACAAGTTACCCAAGCACCCACGAGTAGGAAGGTTCACGAACTACACGCCACTTACGGCACCCATAGTAGAAGTCTACCAACAAATTGCGGACAACGGAATCCTGTCCAGACCTAGACCATTGAAAGAGAGAACAGGAGGCAACAAAAGCCTTTACTGCGATTACCATAAAGAATTCAGTCACAAAACACAAGACTGCTTCGACCTCAAAGACACCTTGGAACAGGCCATCAAAGAGGGAAAACTGAGCGAATTCTCCCAGCTCATCAGGGAACCAAGGAAGCGGGAAAGAGAACACTCCGAAGAAGACCAGAGCCGAACTGTTAAGCCAAGACAAGAACCCACAGGAGATACCGATAACCCCCAACTTTCGTGGTCAACATCGTGGTCGGGTGCGACAGCCTCCCTAAATCCAAATCGGCAGCAAAAAGGGATACCCGCGTACTCTCCATCTCGACAGATGGTCCCGCCACCAGCAAAAGGCACCCCACAATATCCTTTGCCCTAG